From the Psychrobacter sp. P11F6 genome, the window CCGCCGAGCGCGGATTTATACACTTCGCCGCGCGCTTCCTTTTGCATATAGTCAAAATCGTAGCTATTACCGAAAAACTCTGTTTTTAGTCCCGCCCTTGAAGCTTGGCGTTCAGCTGAACGAGTAAATTCGTAGTGCTCGGATTGATTAAAAAATGACTCCGGAATTTGGCTGACTTTTAATTCTCGCATAGCACGAGGGAAGTAAGTGTCGTACATCTCATCAGCATCAATCCAAGGGAACGTTTCTTCAAAGTGCGAGCGTCTTGGCTGAATGGCAATCGCGCCATTGACGATAGAGCCGCCACCATAAGCACGCCCAGCGAAGACTTTCATATCCTCATATTCGATTAAGTCTAAAACCCCAGGATATTTTTTAATCGGGATTGGAATGGGAATAGGAGCGTTTGGCATATTGCTAAACCAGCTTGAGCGTTTATCAGCGCTAATCATTTTGCAAAAGGTATCGTGTTTGGAGCTTCTATCCCAACGCATCCCCATCTCAAGGATTAAAACCTTGTGACCTTTTTCGCTCAATCGCAGCGCCGATACCGCACCACCATAGCCACTACCGACGATGATATTAGGAAAATGCCCAGCTTGAGTAATTTTGCTTGGTAGCTTTGGCTGCTTGGCAAGCGTTTGGCAACCACTCACTGCCGCGGAGGTGCTGATAGCGCCTAAGCTTAAACCCATGGCTTTAATCAGTTGGCGTCGTTGCATGGTGTATCCTAATTTGATATTTAAGCTAAAAAGCCCGTATGAAATAATATTAGCTTTTGACCGCAGAGATGCGCTAAGCCAAGCGAGCATCATATTAGCAAACATAGGTTGCGTTATTATTTCAGTCACACGATTGCTGTAATACTTATAGGCAAATCGCGCTTCCATTCTCCGATTATTTTTGCCAGCTTTTAGTCAATGTCTTAGTCAGTCACTTAGTCAATTGTTTTCAGAGTGGCGTGTAAACTTGACCGAATAGAGAATTTCGCTTATCATCTTGTTTCAATGTACTAGAACACAAATACATCAAAATATTTTCATTACTAAAAACGCTAAATAATTCGGCAAAAATGCCAATACTAATACTCCATTTAAAATAATAAGGGTTAACTATGACAACGCAAAATACAGCAGCTGGCTATGGATTACATCAATCAATACTACCAAATAACGATGGTTTATATGGCGAATTTGGTGGCAAAATTGGTCATCCTGAGCTGGCCAAAGCCATGGCAGAAATCGAAGTAGGCTTTCGTGAAATCATTAAAAATGACGATTTTATCGCTGAGATGAAGCGCTTGCGTGAGACCTATGTTGGTCGTCCAAGTCCTATTTATCATGCGCAACGTTTGACCGAGCATTGCGGCGGCGCGCAGATTTATTTTAAGCGTGAAGATTTAAATCATACGGGCGCGCACAAGATTAATCACTGTTTGGGTGAAGTGTTATTAGCCAAGAAATTAGGCAAAACCAAAGTAATTGCCGAGACGGGTGCGGGGCAACATGGCGTAGCGTTGGCAACGGCAGCGGCATTGATGGGCTTGGAGTGTGAGATTCACATGGGTGTGGTGGATATTAAAAAGGAGCATCCAAACGTCAGTCGTATGAAGATTTTGGGTGCCAATATCGTACCAGTGTCACGCGGTGCTGGTACGCTAAAAGAAGCAGTCGATAGCGCCTTTGAGACTTATTTGAATGAGCTCGATACCAGTATGTTTGCGATTGGCTCGGCATTAGGTCCTGCACCCTATCCTGAAATGGTCAGCTATTTTCAGTCAGTGGTCGGACATGAAGCGCGGGCGCAGTTCTTAGCGACGACGGGTAAGCTACCTAATAAAGTGGTTGCTTGTATTGGCGGCGGCTCTAATGCTATCGGTATGTTTAGCGGCTTTTTTGATGATAAAAGTGTAGAAAAAATAGGCGTGGAACCCGCAGGTGAGGGCTTGGATACGCCTAATCATGCCGCAACGATGTCACTGGGCGTGAAAGGCGAGATTCATGGTTTTAAATGTTACGTGCTGCTTGATGAAAAAGGCGAGCCAGCTCCCGTACATTCGATTGCCTCAGGTCTAGATTATCCTGGGGTTGGACCACAGCACTCGCATCTGCGAGATTTAAAACTGGCTACTTATGAGTCGGCGACTGATGCTGAATGTCTAGAAGCGTTTATGGCATTGTCGCGCCTTGAGGGTATTATTCCTGCCTTAGAGTCGGCACATGCCATCGCTTATGCAATGAAAATTGCCAAGGATATGTCAGCGGATGAGACGATTTTGGTCAATTTGTCAGGTCGCGGCGATAAAGATATTGACTTTATTTTGGATAAAGTGAATTTGTAGAAGAAATCAGCGATAAATACAGAAAATACAACATCAATCGAGCAATTAAAAAGTTATCATCGAGGTTTTTTATCACACGATACTTTTTACGACTGAGCCTTTTATAACTGCGCTTTTATGATGAATGTCTGTTAATAATCATTTCATAACGAGAAGTTCATAAATAGCCATTTTATAAGTAAGGAGCAATCGTCTAACGCTTGATAGGATCACCCCATGTCTAACCGCGACCTCATTATTTTTATCACCTTATCCTTTATGTGGTCGCTGTCTTTTATTTTTTATCGTATCGGCGTGCCTGAGTTTGGCTCGTTAGCTTTTGCGAGCCTTCGTGTGGTCTTGGCTGGGCTGACCATGCTGGTTTTTGTTTTGATCAGCCCAAAAAATAGAGAGGGCATACGGGATAATTGGAAAGTGTTGACGCTGGTTGGATTATTTTCTGCGGCTATTCCTTTTATCCTGTTTGCCTTTTCAGCGCGCTCGGTAAACGCAGGGGTGTTGGCGGTGCTTAATGCGTCTGTGCCGATGATGAGTGGTTTCATCGCCAGTACCTTTTTTAAAGACAGACTGTCAAGAACACAACTTCTCGGTTTAGTCATCGGTGTTATCGGTGTGATTATTTTGATGAGTGAAAACTTATTTGGCGGTAGCGGGCAGGGCGCTGAGTCAAGTTCAGGGTTGCTACCAATGGGCTATGCGTTATTGGCCTGTGTCGGTTATGCCGTCGGTGCCAATATCACCAGAAACTACTTATACAATGTCTCACCAGTCGCTATTACCGCAGGTTCGCTCATCATTGCCAGTATTATCATGTTGCCGATAGCAGTCTACGAATTCCCACATGGTAAAAGCATTAGCCTTACTGCTTGGGTTTCAGTCATTTGTATTGGCGTATTTTCAACAGCCATTGCCTTGATTTTTATGAATCAATTGATAAAAAGTATTGGTCCTATGCGCGCAACCAGTATTACCTTGGTGATTCCGATTTTTGCCATTATTTTAGGCTATCTGCTGCTTGGTGAGGCTTTAGACACGCCAGCGATTATCGGCTCGATGGTGATATTGTTTGGCACTTACTTGTCTTTAGAGTTGTCCATTAAAAAGATGCTCAAGTTATAAAAATCTCGATTGGGTCATCGTTCAACACGCCCTAAGTAGACTTTTGACTGAGAGGTTATGAGTACAGGTTATTGATAAATAATATTATTTTGCTATTTATGTTTTTAAATGATTAAAGCCATTCGCTTAATAGGCTGATAAGAGGCGTTGAATAATGAGTATTATCAATACCGATATCATGCCATATTGATATTTTTGTTGGTCATTTTTCCTTGGAATTATCATGTTTGCCCCCTATAAAGACTACGGCTTATAAATAGCGTATTAAAAAACGAGCGCGCTATTTATTCATTAATAACAAACCAATCATTATGGTTTTATAACAACAAATAAGGCTTTTTATGGCACACGATAATTTATTTGAACCCGTAAAAATGGGTACGCAAACCCTAAAAAACCGCATCATTATGGCACCGTTGACACGTCTGCGTTCGATCGAACCTGGTGATGTACCGACGGCACTTGCTGGAGAGTATTATTCACAGCGTGCGAGTGCTGGGCTTGTTATTACTGAAGCGACGCAGGTATCTTTTCAGGCAAAAGGCTATGCTGGCGCGCCGGGTATCCATACCCAAGATCAAATCACTGCGTGGAAAACTATCGTTGATAATGTCCATGCCAAAGGTGGCAAAATTGTCGTACAGCTATGGCACACAGGATTGGTCGCGCATGAAAGCGTGCAGCCTGATGGCAAAGCGCCGATCTCAGCGTCTGATGTGCATGTCGGTGTGCGTACGTCATTGCGTGATAGCAATAACCACGCCATCCGTGTTGAAGCGACCACGCCACGTCCAGCGACACTTGATGAGATTAAGCAAGTCATCGCTGATTTTGCCCAAGCGACCAAAAATGCTAAAGAAGCAGGCTTTGATGGGGTGGAGATACATGGTGCACACGGTTATCTATTGCATCAGTTTTGGGTTGAGCAAACCAATCAGCGTGATGATGAGTATGGCGGTAGCCGCGACAACCGTGCGCGTCTGACTCTTGATGTCATCGATGCTTGTGTTGATGCGTGGGATGCTGATCATGTGGGTATTCGTATCTCGCCACTTGGCACGTTTAACAATGTAGAAGCAGGCTACAATGAAGACGAAAACATCTGGCTAGTTGAACAGATCAACAAGCGTGGTCTGATGTATTTGCATCTCTCTGAGCCTGATTGGGCAGGTGGCAGGCCTTATAGTGATGCATTCCGTCAGCGTGTCCGTGATGCTTTTGACAATATGATCATCGCTGCTGGTGGCTATACGGCTGAAAAAGCGGAGAAAAACATCAAAGACGGCTATATCGATGCGGTTGCTTTTGGCCGTGATTATATCGCCAATCCTGATTTGGTTGAGCGTATCCGAGAAGGGGCGGCGCTCAATGAGCAGCACCCAGAGAGTTTTTATGGTGGTGGCAATGAAGGCTATACCGATTATCCATTCCTTAACCAAGCATAATGGATAATCAGCTGCCCTTATAATTAGCTAACCTTAAGGTGTGTTAAAAACACCCTCAGCGTTAGCCGATACATAAGCACATAATAAAAAGCCACCTGACGCAGACCGTCAGGTGGCTTTTTGATGCCTGTATTTTAACTATTTAACAAAGTTGCCCGTTTGGTAATCCCGAAACGTTTGGCGGAGCTCTTCTTGGGTGTTCATTACAAAGGGTCCATAACCTGCGACTGGTTCGCCGATAGGTTCGCCGCTCAATAGTAAAAGCTTGACTGGTGCTTGCTCGCCATTTTCGGTAGCAGGATAATGCAGCTCAATGTTATCAGTAGCCAGTGTTTGCTGAGCTTGGTCATCAGTACGGTGCTGAGTTGGCGCATCAAATTGAATCAAATTACCGGCACTGACTGACGTACCATTGACCAGTAGTTCACCTTCTTGTACTAGCAGTAGCGTATTGTGGGTGTTGGGCACTTTTAGCGTTGTTGCACCCGCAGTATGCAGCTCAATATTCCATAAGTTAATCGGAGTAAAGGTATTTGCCGCGCCTGTTATTTCTTGCCACACACCAGCAATGATAGCCGCCTTACCAATCGTCGTTTGGTGGTCTGGGTTACTGCTGTCGATCAACTCAACGATAGGCAGATCTGCCCGTTTGATGCTTTGATAGTTTGGGTCGGTTAGTTTGTGCGCACTTGGCAAGTTAACCCACAGTTGCACCATACTGAAGACCCCACCGCGTTGACCGAAAGCCTCGGAATGGAACTCTTCGTGCATGATGCCACGACCTGCGGTCATCCATTGCACATCGCCTTTTTGAATAATCCCTTGCCCGCCCACTGAATCGGCATGACTGATTTCACCTTCGTAGGCGATAGTGACGGTTTCAAAGCCTTTGTGTGGATGCTGTCCGACTCCATGCGGCTGTGTTTTATAATTGGGGTTCGGATCAAAGGTCGTCGGTTTGCCATAATCAAATAACAAAAACGGGTCGGTATGGCTATAATTAAAATGAGGATTATCGTCAAGATGGTTGATTAAAGTCTTTACATAGAAGCCGTCACCTACCCAGTGCGGCGCTTTATCACCATGAATATTTTTAATAGGACGCATTTATTACCTCGTCAGACAAAACATATTTTCCAATAAAAAAGTTCTGTTAAGTTACGCTACATTTATAGCTACCTATATTGTGTTTATTTTAATAATTTATCAAGGTCTAATGTCGATAAAAGGCAACTTAAGTAGAATGAAAATAGTGATATCTCATTAGGGGGTGGTGGGCATTTAGCCATGGCGCTGTTTATAAATGCTGTTTATAAATGCTGTTTATAAATGCTGTTTATAAATGCTGTTTATAAGTGCTGTCTGTAAGCGCTATCTGTAAGTGCTGCCGATAAGCACTGTTTATGATTAAACAATGCCAAATCGTTATGATTGAGGTTAAACCACTTCACCGCAGACAAAGCCACTGGCCCATGCCCATTGGAAGTTATAGCCGCCGAGCCAACCAGTAACATCCAGCACTTCACCGATAAAGTATAAGCCCTCTTGCATGTTGCTTTGCATGGTCTTTGAGGAGACTTCATCAGTTTTTACGCCGCCACGTGTTACCTCGGCGGTACGATAGCCTTCTGTACCAGAGGGTTTGAGCTGCCAGCCATTCAAAGTCGCGCCAAGCTCCGTCAGCCGCTCATCTTTAATATTGGCAAGTTCGGTGTCTTTGATATCGTCCCAAAGGTGCGTTTGTAGCGCGGCAAGCAGCTTTTTTGGTAGCTTATGACTGTCATCGCCACTATCGGTATAATCCGCGACGACCGTCCGAATCAGTTGCTTTGGGTGCGATTTTTTGTGCGCAAGGAGCAGCGCTGTCATGTCGATATTTGGCAGCAGGTTGATACTAATGGTCTCGCCAGTGTGCCAATAGTTTGATAGTTGTAGCATAGCAGGGCCTGACAGTCCGCGATGGGTAAACAACATAGGCAATTTAAAAGAGATGCGCTCATTACTAGCGATGACTGGCAAACTAATACCAGCCAAAGATCGAATAAGCTCACCCGTTTTATCCGTAAAGGTAAAAGGCACTAAGCTGGCATCGGTTGCAATCAGCGTGTGCCCAAATTGCTGCGCCAATTCATATCCCAAACCACTGGCTCCCATCGTTGGAATAGACAGTCCGCCCGTGGCGACCACGAGTGACTCACAGCGGTAGCCTGTTTGCGGCAGTCTGGTTTGATTGGCGGATTCTTTTCTCTCTTGCTTTTCTTTTTTGCTAAGCTGCTTGCTGGTCAGTAATTCAAATTTGGCGTTCTTGTCATTTTCGATAGCTTGCACACTGTCAATCTGCGCATTTAGCTTTACTTGTACACCAGCTGCCGTACATTCCGCGAGGAGCATGGTCAAAATATCTTGCGCTGAATCATCACAAAACAGCTGACCATGTTCGCGCTCATGGTAAGGGATTTTATGTGCTGCCACCATACCGATAAATTCCCAGCTGGGATAACGACTGAGCGCTGATTTACAGAAATGTTGATTGGCACCGATAAAGTGCTCAGGCTCGACATAGTAATTGGTAAAGTTGCAGCGTCCACCACCTGACATGAGGATTTTTTTGCCCGCTTTATTGGCATGGTCTAATACCAGTACGCGGCGACCACGGCGACCCGCTGTGAGCGCACAGTATAGCCCTGACGCGCCAGCGCCGATGATGATGACATCATAGTGGGTGTATTGTGATGCATTGCGCAGATTGCTCATGGTAGTCTCATAAAATAATAGGTTTAAAAACCAGCCACCAAATCCGTCATCGAATCAACAACGCCGATTGCTTATCTTTATAGCAGCAGGTCAATAAGAGGGTTTAGTGAAGGGTGTATTTTGGCGTCGTATCTCGCGTGTAGCTATTGTCCATATTTCATACAAGGTTACAAGGATTAAATGTCATATCATTATCTGATATCTGGACGGTGATGCCTTTATTTATACCAAAATAAAAGTTTATGCCAAAATCAAAACATGTTTTAAATTGGCCAATACCAATACCAATACCAATACCAATACCAATACCAATACCAATACCAATACCAATACCAATACCAATACCAATAGTAAAAGCGAGTAGATGCAAAACCACACCTCGTCAATGAATTTTATCATGGGTGATCAAGTATACCGCTATATAGGCATATTGTTATGAATGGCTGTTGATACCTTGCAACCGTTCTGCTTATTTGTCAAACTAACCGTGAGTGTCACACATTATGGAAGATGACCCTTATCACCTGTACAGGCAGTCGTTTTCGACCGTTATGCGTGCAGGTCATAATAATTAAAAAGGACAAATACGATGACTCAAAAATCATTCCCCATTGCGGCCGAATTTATCGCTGCTGCCAATACTACCGCTGAACAATACCGCGAAGACTATGAAAAATCTATCGAATCACCTCAGGCTAATGATGCTTTTTGGGCGAAGCGTGCCGAGCTGATCGATTGGATAAAAAAACCGACCAAAATCAGCGACGTTAACTATGATTTGGATGATTTTCGCATAAAATGGTTTGAGGACGGCGAGTTGAATATCTCTGTCAACTGTCTCGACCGACATGTCAAAAAAAATCCTTACAAGCCTGCCATTATTTGGGAGGGCGATCACCCTTCACTGCACAAAATCATCTCCTTTAAAGAGCTGCATCAAGCGGTCTGTCGCTTGGGTAATTCTATGCGTAAGCTTGGGGTCAAAAAAGGCGATCGCGTGACCTTATATATGCCGATGATACCTGAAGCAATGATAGCGATGCTGGCATGTACACGTATTGGCGCTGTACATTCCGTGGTCTTTGGTGGCTTTTCTGCTGAGAGCTTGGGCAATCGCCTGATAGACAGCCGCTCAAAAATCATCATTACGGCTGATGAAGGCTTACGTGGTAATAAGCATACGCCGCTTAAAGCCAATGTCGATCGGGCACTAGATATGGATGGCACTGATAGCGTGACCAACGTCATAGTCGTTCATCGTACGGGCAATTCTGTACCGATGAGTGGTCGCCGTGATGTTTGGTATCATAACTTGGTCGATGGCGAGTCAGAACATTGCGAGCCAGAAGTTATGAATGCCGAAGACCCGCTATTTTTGTTGTATACCTCTGGCTCTACTGGCAAACCTAAAGGTGTGCTGCATACCACGGGCGGCTATATCACCTATGCTCTCTCTACTTTTCGAGATGTGTTCGATATTAAAGACGATGACGTCTACTGGTGTACTGCGGACGTAGGCTGGATCACAGGTCATACCTATGCAACTTACGCACCGCTTGCCAATGGTACGACGACGGTGATGTTCGAGGGTGTACCAGAATATCCCACATGGGCACGCATCGGTCATATTATCGATAAGCACGATGTGACCATTCTGTACACTGCACCGACGGCGATTCGAGCGATGATGAAGGAGGGCGATGTCTTTGTGCGGGAGTCTGATCGTTCAAGTTTGCGACTACTCGGAACAGTCGGCGAGCCGATCAATCCAGAAGCATGGGACTGGTATTACCATGTCGTCGGCGGCGGCAAGTGTCCGATTGTAGATACTTGGTGGCAAACTGAGACAGGCGGCATCCTCATGGCACCGATACCAGGCACGGTCGCCCTCAAGCCGGGCGCAGCGATGAATCCTTTGTACGGTATCAAACCAGAGATTGTTGATAGTGACGGTACTATGCTAGAAGGCTCTGCTGAAGGAAACTTGGCAATTAACAGCAGTTGGCCGGGGCAAATGCGTACTATTTATAATGACCATGAGCGTTTTTTACAGACGTACTTTAGTGAGTATCCCGGTTATTATTTCACTGGTGATGGGGCGCAGCGTGACGAAGATGGACATTACTGGATCACGGGTCGCGTCGATGATGTGCTTAACGTCGCAGGGCATCGTCTGGGAACAGCAGAAATTGAGAGCGCCGTGGTCGCGCATCCTGCGACAGCGGAGGCCGCTATTGTCGGGATGCCGCACGAGATTCGCGGCATGGGCGTTTGTGCCTTTATCATTTTGAAATCGGGTGAAAAAGAGACAGAGGCGCTAAAGGCTGAGCTGAATCGACATGTTCGCGCTGAGATTGGTCCGATTGCCAATTTGGATGCTATTCATATCGTTGAGGCACTACCCAAAACCCGCTCGGGCAAAATCATGCGCCGTATTTTACGTAACCTTGCGGCAGGTCAATATGTTGGTTTGGGTGATTTGTCTACTCTTGCGGATAGCTCGGTGATTAATCAGCTGGTTGAGGTAGTCAAAGCTGCGCGAGGAGAGTAGGCTAAATTATCGATTAAAAGCACGTTCAGTAAATAGACGATTAGCGTTCAAAAAAGTCATGTTATGAAAACTAGCATGGCTTTTTTACGCAGACGATATTGATATCAACAAAATTTAAAGGTTCAATACTTTCTATAACCATCTTATCTAACGATAACCATATTATCTAAAACGTTCCTACTATTATCACTCCCTTTTTTATCCAACATTATATGAGGCCTGCTGTCATTATGACCAATCACTCTTTGCCCGCTGTCGCTACAGAATCACCAAAAATCGCTATCATTGGTGGTGGTTTGACTGGGCTGTTTACCGCTACATTATTAGAGCGCGCCTTTGCTCAAAACATAGCACAAGATAGTGAGCAAACACCCTTACCGCAAATTACTGTCTTTGAAAAGTCACGTAGCGTAGGGCGTTTAGCCACTCGATATCGTACTGATAGCCACACTGGCAAAAACTGGCAATGGGCATTTGGGGCGCAGTTTTTTACGGCTAAGACGGCAAGTTTTAAGCAATTCATTACGCCTTGGTTAGAGACGGGATTGCTACAGCCATGGTGCGCGCAGGTGATCGATTTAACACCAGCGAATCATGATACTCAATCGCCTGATATCCAAGCGCCCGATATTCAGAGTAAGGAGCAATGGAACACCACGCAAGCCCGCTATATCAGTACGCCAAAAATGACCAGTTGGGGGCGTACACTGGCTGATGAGTTGCATTACAGCACCATAGAATTTAAAACCCGCGTTGCACCATTGGCTCAATATGATAATTCTATAGCGGAAAAGGCTGATAAAAAAACTGAGCTATTTGACGAGACTGGCGCGAGTATAGGTCACTTTGACTGGGTGATATGTACCGTGCCAAACGGTCAGACCATAGAGTTAATGGCAGAGAGCGGCTTTGCTGAGCAAGCCAAGATTTCTAAGCCAACAATGCTGGCGTGCTATACGCTGATGCTGGGGTGGGATAATTTTGATACATTACCAAAAATGTTAAGCGCTCAAGCAGCGCCACGCTGGGATGTGGCTTATCTGAATGACTCTATACTCGATAGAATATTTATCGAGCACCAAAAACCTGCTCGCGATAACCTGCTACCCAGTGTCACTATTCATGCGCGCAACGACTGGTCAGAGCAGCATGTCGATGACGATATGGAGACGATCAAAGCGCAGTTATTAACAGCTGCCAAGCAAGCATTGAATTGGAACGATGACCATGCTCCTAGCCAAATAGATTGCCATCGTTGGCGCTATGCCGCCACTGTTTCTGATAGTGATAAAGAAGCATTAGGCATCTTGATAGATGAGTCTCATCAATGGATTGTCAGTGGTGATTGGTGCGGACAAGGCAATATCGAAAGTTGCTATCAAATGGCACAACAGACGGTTGAGGCAATCAACAAGGCAAAGTGATGGCGAAAGTTTACTTAGCGACTGACGCTATCCGGAACTGGACTTTAAGGGTGTTTTCTTAATATGAAAAGGTGATAACGATGTTTGGATTCGATATAGATTTAGAGCTGATGGGCTATCATTTTTTCCAGTTGGGCATCGCCTTTATATTGTCATTACCGATTGCCCTTAATCGTGAGATGAAAGACAACGGCGCGGGGTTAAGGACGTTTCCACTGGTAACCATTGCGTCATGCGCGTTCATGTTGGTTGGTATGGATATTTATGATGCTACTGGTGAAGCGAGAATCATGTATGCCATCATCACAGGTATGGGATTTATCGGTGGTGGGGCGATTTTTAAAAATGAAAAAGGCTCAAAGGGCACTGCCACGGCAGCGAGCTTATGGAATACGGGTGCCATCGGTATTTCGGTGGCTTACGGTCGTTATGAGATTGCCATTATATTATCGGTCGTTGGCTTTTTGATTTTACAATTCTCAGAGCCCTTTAAAGTTAAAAAACACTAAGCGATGGGTGCGACGAGTTAACCTGCATATACACTTAAATACTAAAGAGACTATAAATAAATACTATATAGTATCTCTATATCTATATGATATAGCAAGAAATCTATAAATTGTTGAAAATAAAGGATAGTTTATGAGTACCAGATTGAGAGGAAGTGGGCTGACTTGTGCCATGCTCGCACGAGGGGATAAGCAGGTTTTATGTGCGGTCAGTAATGAGAGCGACGAGCAGGCGATGGCTAGTATCGATAGCGCTGAATATGATTCGCTAAGGCACATTATTTCTTTTGATAACGATAAATTCTCCTGTAAAGAAGGCGTTGAATGGCAATGCGCCATACCAGTAAAAAAAGTAGAAATTTTTTATGATGATCTAAATCTATAGCCGCTTATAACTGAAAGTTTGTATATTAATTTGTAATACTTTAATTGAAAATAAAGCTGTCCAAATTGCTAAGAAACAGTTATATTCGTATAACATAATATACAAAATAGTACGAAGTTAGAGGTGAATATAGTGCTTAGAGGAAGTGAGCTGACTCGTGTAATGCTTGAGCATGGCTGCCATGAGATATGGTGTGCGGTAGATGATAATAGTGATGAAGAAGCTATGTGTGATCAAGATTTAAACGATTTTACTGCCCAAATCGTGTCTTATCATAACAACAGATTCTATTGTACTGCTGGTACTGCGTGGCTATTCGCTGTGCCAATTAAAATAACGGCGATGACACTGAGTGATGTAAAGCTCTAAATACCTTTCTCTGTGTTATTAAGCCATCGCCGATTCATTATTTGTATTATAAAAACCCACCTTATGGTGGGTTTTTCCTTATAAGCAATATGCCGCTTCTTAGATTATTGCTGAAACGATACAGATTTTTGCAAATGGTTATACTTGTATATAACAAAAATCTTTAACTAAGCATAAATTGTAGGCAAAAAAAGAGCCCACAGAGGAGGAACTGTGGGCCGAGGAAAACTGATCGTGTAAAGGAACTACAGAGGCAGTGGTTGTGACCTATTGTTATTATGAGTTTTTCTATATTAACTAATATTAGGGTGGTTGGGATTAATTCAATAATTGCATATATTTACTTACATATTTAAGTGTACAAGTGTTTTTATCAGAATCGCTATCATAGCGCAATTGGCAGCGGTTTGGCTATTTTGGTTACATGACATTACGTTTAGAGCTTATGAGAGAGAAAATTAACGTCGTATTTCATCTCCAGTAGATGAGTCTTTTAGTC encodes:
- the trpB gene encoding tryptophan synthase subunit beta; its protein translation is MTTQNTAAGYGLHQSILPNNDGLYGEFGGKIGHPELAKAMAEIEVGFREIIKNDDFIAEMKRLRETYVGRPSPIYHAQRLTEHCGGAQIYFKREDLNHTGAHKINHCLGEVLLAKKLGKTKVIAETGAGQHGVALATAAALMGLECEIHMGVVDIKKEHPNVSRMKILGANIVPVSRGAGTLKEAVDSAFETYLNELDTSMFAIGSALGPAPYPEMVSYFQSVVGHEARAQFLATTGKLPNKVVACIGGGSNAIGMFSGFFDDKSVEKIGVEPAGEGLDTPNHAATMSLGVKGEIHGFKCYVLLDEKGEPAPVHSIASGLDYPGVGPQHSHLRDLKLATYESATDAECLEAFMALSRLEGIIPALESAHAIAYAMKIAKDMSADETILVNLSGRGDKDIDFILDKVNL
- a CDS encoding DMT family transporter — protein: MSNRDLIIFITLSFMWSLSFIFYRIGVPEFGSLAFASLRVVLAGLTMLVFVLISPKNREGIRDNWKVLTLVGLFSAAIPFILFAFSARSVNAGVLAVLNASVPMMSGFIASTFFKDRLSRTQLLGLVIGVIGVIILMSENLFGGSGQGAESSSGLLPMGYALLACVGYAVGANITRNYLYNVSPVAITAGSLIIASIIMLPIAVYEFPHGKSISLTAWVSVICIGVFSTAIALIFMNQLIKSIGPMRATSITLVIPIFAIILGYLLLGEALDTPAIIGSMVILFGTYLSLELSIKKMLKL
- a CDS encoding alkene reductase yields the protein MAHDNLFEPVKMGTQTLKNRIIMAPLTRLRSIEPGDVPTALAGEYYSQRASAGLVITEATQVSFQAKGYAGAPGIHTQDQITAWKTIVDNVHAKGGKIVVQLWHTGLVAHESVQPDGKAPISASDVHVGVRTSLRDSNNHAIRVEATTPRPATLDEIKQVIADFAQATKNAKEAGFDGVEIHGAHGYLLHQFWVEQTNQRDDEYGGSRDNRARLTLDVIDACVDAWDADHVGIRISPLGTFNNVEAGYNEDENIWLVEQINKRGLMYLHLSEPDWAGGRPYSDAFRQRVRDAFDNMIIAAGGYTAEKAEKNIKDGYIDAVAFGRDYIANPDLVERIREGAALNEQHPESFYGGGNEGYTDYPFLNQA
- a CDS encoding pirin family protein → MRPIKNIHGDKAPHWVGDGFYVKTLINHLDDNPHFNYSHTDPFLLFDYGKPTTFDPNPNYKTQPHGVGQHPHKGFETVTIAYEGEISHADSVGGQGIIQKGDVQWMTAGRGIMHEEFHSEAFGQRGGVFSMVQLWVNLPSAHKLTDPNYQSIKRADLPIVELIDSSNPDHQTTIGKAAIIAGVWQEITGAANTFTPINLWNIELHTAGATTLKVPNTHNTLLLVQEGELLVNGTSVSAGNLIQFDAPTQHRTDDQAQQTLATDNIELHYPATENGEQAPVKLLLLSGEPIGEPVAGYGPFVMNTQEELRQTFRDYQTGNFVK
- a CDS encoding NAD(P)/FAD-dependent oxidoreductase, which translates into the protein MSNLRNASQYTHYDVIIIGAGASGLYCALTAGRRGRRVLVLDHANKAGKKILMSGGGRCNFTNYYVEPEHFIGANQHFCKSALSRYPSWEFIGMVAAHKIPYHEREHGQLFCDDSAQDILTMLLAECTAAGVQVKLNAQIDSVQAIENDKNAKFELLTSKQLSKKEKQERKESANQTRLPQTGYRCESLVVATGGLSIPTMGASGLGYELAQQFGHTLIATDASLVPFTFTDKTGELIRSLAGISLPVIASNERISFKLPMLFTHRGLSGPAMLQLSNYWHTGETISINLLPNIDMTALLLAHKKSHPKQLIRTVVADYTDSGDDSHKLPKKLLAALQTHLWDDIKDTELANIKDERLTELGATLNGWQLKPSGTEGYRTAEVTRGGVKTDEVSSKTMQSNMQEGLYFIGEVLDVTGWLGGYNFQWAWASGFVCGEVV